From a single Miscanthus floridulus cultivar M001 chromosome 8, ASM1932011v1, whole genome shotgun sequence genomic region:
- the LOC136473930 gene encoding nuclear transport factor 2-like — protein sequence MAASQPAAPAPEAPPSAQVVGNAFVQQYYLVLHQSPDLVYRFYQDASRLARPASAAGAAGMDSVTTMEAISEKIMEMDVLKAEIRTVDSQESLGGGVTVLVTGHLTGRDGVRREFSQSFFLAPQEKGYFVLNDIFRFVGDIPAPTAVEAQPEADSVVPPVAAPLANGTATPAVEPAIPDDHDAVPQQEHHVVDRSPPQPEEEDEAEVYNPPPEEVVDEEQPVPEVINEVPNNVAPVVATTVAPVFQEEAPKKSYASIVKVMKEVTLPAPAPPTRPAPPKPEKQSPPPTPVTDVPPFSSNPDNSNIQEPEVDAHAIYVRSLPLNATETQLEDEFKKFGTIKQNGIQVRSNKIQGFCYGFVEFEDSTSVQSAIEASPVTIGGRQCYVEEKRTPGSRGSSRGGRFAPGRGNNFRSEGTRGRGNYGGGRGYGRGEFSYRSDYGGRSGGRGGSARGADVGYQRVDHAGYAGGRGGRTAAAGAPAK from the exons ATGGCCGCGTCGCAGCctgccgcccccgcccccgaggCGCCGCCGTCTGCGCAAGTG GTGGGCAACGCGTTCGTGCAGCAGTACTACCTCGTTCTGCACCAGTCGCCGGATCTGGTGTACCGCTTCTACCAGGACGCCAGCCGCCTCGCCCGCCCCGCATCCGCCGCCGGAGCCGCCGGCATGGACTCCGTCACCACCATGGAG GCGATCAGCGAGAAGATAATGGAGATGGACGTGTTGAAAGCGGAGATCAGGACGGTGGACTCGCAGGAGTCGCTAGGCGGCGGCGTCACTGTGCTAGTCACTGGCCACCTCACCGGCCGTGACGGAGTGCGCCGCGAGTTCTCGCAgtccttcttcctcgcgccgcaggAGAAGGGCTACTTCGTGCTCAACGACATCTTCCGCTTCGTTGGGGACATCCCTGCCCCTACCGCCGTTGAGGCGCAGCCGGAGGCGGATTCTGTAGTCCCGCCTGTGGCTGCTCCACTTGCCAACGGCACAGCTACTCCTGCTGTGGAGCCTGCCATTCCTGATGATCATG ATGCCGTGCCACAGCAGGAGCATCATGTTGTGGACCGATCTCCGCCTCAAcctgaggaggaggacgaggctgaGGTTTACAATCCGCCGCCTGAGGAAGTAGTGGATGAGGAACAACCTGTTCCTGAAGTGATAAATGAAGTTCCAAACAATGTGGCACCTGTGGTGGCAACTACAGTTGCCCCAGTGTTTCAGGAGGAGGCACCAAAGAAGTCATACGCCTCCATT GTCAAAGTCATGAAAGAAGTAACATTGCCTGCTCCTGCACCTCCTACTAGGCCTGCACCACCCAAACCAGAGAAGCagtctcctcctcctactcctgtcACAGATGTACCGCCTTTCAGTTCTAACCCTGACAACAGCAATATCCAAGAGCCTGAAG tTGATGCTCATGCAATATATGTGAGGAGTTTACCTTTAAATGCCACTGAAACTCAACTGGAGGATGAGTTCAAGAAGTTTGGTACCATTAAGCAAAATGGCATTCAAGTCAGAAGCAATAAG ATTCAAGGGTTCTGTTACGGATTCGTTGAATTTGAGGATTCTACTTCTGTCCAGAGTGCTATAGAG GCTTCCCCTGTAACCATTGGCGGTCGTCAATGTTACGTTGAGGAAAAGAGGACACCAGGTTCACGAG GCTCCAGCAGAGGTGGCAGGTTTGCACCAGGCAGGGGCAACAACTTCAGAAGTGAAGGTACCAGAGGCCGTGGTAACTACGGTGGAGGAAGGGGCTACGGGAGGGGTGAGTTCAGTTACAGGTCGGATTACGGGGGCAGAAGTGGTGGCAGAGGTGGCTCAGCACGTGGAGCTGATGTCGGTTACCAGAGGGTTGACCATGCTGGATATGCTGGTGGTCGTGGTGGCCGCACAGCAGCTGCTGGTGCACCTGCAAAATGA